Proteins from a genomic interval of Neovison vison isolate M4711 chromosome 4, ASM_NN_V1, whole genome shotgun sequence:
- the GHRHR gene encoding growth hormone-releasing hormone receptor — protein sequence MDNRAWGACILFLLSPWPIVSGHVHPECDFITQLREDERSCLQAAEWMPNTTLGCPRMWDGLLCWPTGGSGEWVTLSCPDFFSHFSSEPGVVKRDCTITGWSEPFPPYPVACPVPLELLMEEKSFFSTVKIIYTLGHSISVVALFVAIAILVAFRRLHCPRNYIHTQLFVTFILKAGAVFLKDATLFHGENTDHCSLSTVLCKVSVTTSHFATMTNFSWLLVEAAYLTCLLVSKSPSTRRAFWWLVLAGWGLPLLFTAMWVCCKVVFEDVACWDLDDSSPYWWIIKGPVVLSVGVNFGLFLNIIRVLLRKLEPAQDSLRAESQYWRLSKSTLLLIPLLGVHYVIFNFLPDSVGLSIRLPLELGLGSFQGFIVAVLYCFLNQEVKTEISRRWHSHDLELLPARRTHTKWTTPSHSGVKALTSVC from the exons ATGGACAACAGGGCATGGGGTGCCTGCATCCTCTTCTTGCTGAGCCCATGGCCAATT GTATCCGGCCATGTGCACCCAGAGTGCGACTTCATCACCCAACTGAGAGAGGATGAGAGGTCATGTCTGCAAGCAGCAGAATGGATGCCCAACACCACGCTGG GCTGCCCCAGGATGTGGGATGGGCTGCTGTGCTGGCCGACGGGGGGCTCTGGCGAGTGGGTGACTCTCTCTTGCCCTGATTTCTTCTCTCACTTCAGCTCAGAGCCAG gggTCGTGAAGAGGGATTGCACTATCACAGGCTGGTCCGAGCCCTTCCCACCTTACCCCGTGGCCTGCCCTGTGCCCCTAGAGCTGCTGATGGAGGAG AAATCCTTCTTCTCCACGGTGAAGATCATCTATACCCTGGGCCATAGCATCTCCGTAGTGGCCCTCTTTGTGGCCATTGCCATCCTGGTTGCTTTCAG gAGGCTCCACTGTCCTCGGAACTACATCCACACCCAGCTGTTTGTCACCTTTATCCTCAAGGCGGGCGCTGTGTTCCTGAAGGATGCCACCCTCTTCCACGGGGAGAACACAGACCACTGCAGCTTGTCCACT GTTCTATGTAAGGTCTCCGTGACCACCTCCCATTTTGCCACCATGACCAACTTCAGCTGGCTCTTGGTAGAAGCTGCATACCTGACCTGCCTCTTGGTCTCCAAGTCGCCCAGCACAAGGAGAGCCTTCTGGTGGCTGGTTCTTGCTGGCTGGG GGCTTCCCCTGCTCTTCACTGCCATGTGGGTGTGTTGCAAAGTGGTCTTCGAGGATGTGGC GTGCTGGGACCTGGATGACAGCTCTCCTTACTGGTGGATCATCAAAGGGCCGGTCGTCCTCTCTGTTGGG GTGAATTTTGGGCTTTTTCTCAATATTATCCGTGTCCTGCTGAGGAAGCTGGAGCCGGCTCAGGACAGCCTCCGTGCCGAGTCTCAGTACTG GCGTCTCTCTAAATCCACGCTTCTCCTTATCCCGCTGTTGGGAGTTCACTATGTCATCTTCAACTTTCTGCCCGACAGTGTGGGCCTGAGCATCCGCCTCCCCCTGGAGTTGGGACTGGGTTCCTTCCAG GGCTTCATCGTTGCTGTCCTGTATTGCTTTCTCAACCAAGAG GTAAAGACCGAGATCTCACGGAGGTGGCACAGCCATGACCTTGAGCTTCTACCAGCCCGGAGGACCCACACCAAGTGGACAACGCCTTCTCACTCTGGGGTGAAGGCGTTGACATCTGTCTGCTAG